In Pseudomonadota bacterium, a single window of DNA contains:
- a CDS encoding TauD/TfdA family dioxygenase, with amino-acid sequence MGITITALADRHACTLGASVTGVDLRTLTNAEWPVIAQAFAEHALLVFPAQHLDDDAQLAFARRFGEIEVLVEGKTTIAISNRGEQGQPLRDDSVFMQLLRGNEGWHTDSSYMPLAAKASVLSARVVPEAGGETEWADMRAAYDALDVDMQARLERLSAFHSLFYSQSRIGAVAKVGDYYGFNAGDAPRRPLVKVHPETGRRALFIGRHACNIPGMETAESEAFLDALMDFACRAPRVYRHRWQAGDIVVWDNRCLLHRARPYDYREPRVMMHTRIRGNPDTESALA; translated from the coding sequence ATGGGGATCACCATCACGGCCTTGGCCGACCGGCACGCCTGCACGCTGGGCGCGTCCGTCACCGGGGTCGACCTGCGCACGCTGACCAATGCCGAGTGGCCGGTCATCGCCCAGGCTTTCGCCGAGCACGCCCTGCTGGTCTTTCCGGCCCAGCATCTCGACGACGACGCGCAGCTCGCCTTCGCGCGGCGCTTCGGCGAAATCGAAGTGCTGGTCGAGGGCAAGACCACCATCGCGATCTCCAACCGCGGCGAACAGGGTCAGCCGCTGCGCGATGATTCGGTGTTCATGCAGCTGTTGCGCGGCAACGAGGGCTGGCATACCGACAGCTCCTACATGCCGCTGGCGGCCAAGGCCTCGGTGCTGTCGGCACGCGTGGTGCCGGAGGCGGGCGGCGAAACCGAATGGGCCGACATGCGCGCCGCCTACGATGCGCTGGATGTCGACATGCAGGCGCGACTCGAGCGCCTGTCGGCCTTCCACTCGCTGTTCTATTCACAGTCGCGCATCGGCGCGGTGGCCAAGGTCGGCGACTACTACGGTTTCAATGCCGGTGACGCGCCGCGCCGGCCGCTGGTGAAAGTCCATCCCGAGACCGGCCGGCGCGCGCTGTTCATCGGCCGTCATGCGTGCAACATCCCCGGCATGGAAACCGCCGAATCAGAGGCGTTTCTCGACGCCCTGATGGATTTCGCCTGTCGCGCGCCGCGCGTCTATCGCCATCGCTGGCAGGCCGGCGACATCGTGGTGTGGGACAACCGCTGCCTGCTGCATCGCGCGCGTCCCTACGACTACCGCGAGCCGCGCGTGATGATGCATACCCGCATCCGCGGCAATCCCGACACCGAGTCGGCGCTGGCCTGA
- a CDS encoding carboxymuconolactone decarboxylase family protein, whose translation MSDTARIEKGKAAMQRLFGRAPDDAALASDFMQVTVGNLFGDIWSRPGLELAERSMITIAALTVLGRENELKTHLHGARNIGIPREKVEEMMLHLAHYGGWPTGVAGLRKVAEVYGKE comes from the coding sequence ATGTCTGACACCGCCCGTATCGAGAAAGGCAAGGCCGCCATGCAACGCCTGTTCGGCCGCGCGCCGGACGACGCGGCCCTCGCCAGCGATTTCATGCAGGTCACGGTCGGCAACCTGTTCGGTGATATCTGGAGCCGCCCTGGCCTCGAACTCGCCGAACGCTCGATGATCACCATCGCCGCCCTGACCGTGCTCGGTCGCGAGAACGAATTGAAAACCCATCTGCACGGCGCGCGGAATATCGGCATACCGCGCGAAAAGGTCGAGGAGATGATGCTGCATCTCGCCCATTACGGCGGCTGGCCGACCGGCGTGGCGGGCTTGCGCAAGGTCGCCGAGGTATACGGCAAGGAATAA
- a CDS encoding NAD(P)-dependent oxidoreductase translates to MAADCTTIFLSLPGPRHIEQVMLGADGVLAHARAGTIVVDLSTNAIALNRRIAEAARARDMQYLDAPVSGGRAGAMAGKLAVMVGGDRAAFEAVREFIACFGENIFHLGEAGAGTLTKLINNQIFLAASVLVQEGFVMGAKAGMDPATLLEVLKVSSAGSVVGRAGLFLSRKFDAGLFALAIAGKDIDVALASAEDLGVEMPMTAAASGVYHDALTQGFGGEDFYATLKVLEGRAGVSVPALGKPQPAT, encoded by the coding sequence TTGGCCGCCGACTGTACGACCATCTTCCTGTCCCTGCCGGGGCCGCGGCATATCGAGCAGGTGATGCTCGGCGCCGACGGCGTACTCGCCCATGCACGGGCCGGCACCATCGTCGTCGACCTCTCGACCAATGCCATTGCGCTCAATCGCCGCATTGCCGAGGCGGCGCGCGCGCGCGACATGCAGTATCTCGATGCGCCGGTTTCCGGCGGGCGCGCCGGCGCCATGGCCGGCAAGCTGGCGGTGATGGTGGGCGGCGATCGCGCCGCCTTCGAGGCGGTGCGCGAATTCATCGCCTGCTTCGGCGAGAACATCTTCCATCTCGGCGAGGCCGGCGCCGGCACGCTCACCAAGCTCATCAACAACCAGATCTTCCTGGCCGCGAGCGTGCTGGTGCAGGAAGGCTTCGTGATGGGCGCCAAGGCCGGCATGGACCCGGCCACGCTGCTCGAGGTGTTGAAAGTGAGCTCCGCCGGCTCGGTGGTCGGCCGCGCCGGCCTGTTCCTGTCGCGCAAGTTCGATGCCGGCCTGTTCGCGCTGGCCATCGCCGGCAAGGACATCGACGTGGCGCTGGCCTCGGCCGAGGATCTCGGTGTCGAGATGCCGATGACCGCGGCGGCATCGGGTGTGTATCACGATGCCCTGACGCAAGGTTTCGGCGGCGAAGATTTCTACGCGACCTTGAAGGTGCTGGAAGGACGGGCGGGTGTCAGTGTGCCGGCGCTTGGAAAACCGCAGCCGGCGACCTGA
- a CDS encoding hydantoinase B/oxoprolinase family protein, translating to MDFVTMNILDSTMLSLCREMGITLMKTSYSTIFNEALDFTCGIASPRGEMLAAAEFCPAQIGGMPLLIRSCLKEIPLSDIEPGDILVHNDPYRGGLHTPEHTLFCPVFVDGELVAFTVAIGHVAEVGGMVPGGFPAEATEIFHEGIRVPPVKIKKRGEDVVEVWKLWLANVRTPRYNYGDMRAMISGVELGAERLAGIVRKYGRDVFAQTCEDLMDYAEKRMRAEIAAIPDGRYSFVDYMDNDGVSDAEIRIEAHCHVMGEQLVVDYSGSSKQVRGPINATLGVAWSAAYNAVLHLTDPSIPKNSGCFRPIKIIAPRGTVVNVDYPAPEVGGNTETHPRIAGAVIGALAQAAPARAMAGEGGTHLNFVFGGHDPKHDEYFACYDLEAVGWGARAHVDGNDATDSINGNCRVMPVEVFETRYPWLTEEYSLRTDSGGAGRQRGGLGTCKTYRCLDTEITASQLTDRHQHQAYGLDGGLAGAAGMTWYQADDGQPWQTMVEAFAKRSTSKWANVTFTPGSRVRILTPGGGGYGPPAARDAVALAADIADGYVSRDAARRDYGWPGDAS from the coding sequence ATGGACTTCGTCACCATGAACATACTCGACAGCACCATGCTGTCGCTGTGTCGCGAGATGGGCATCACGCTCATGAAGACCAGCTACTCGACGATCTTCAACGAGGCGCTGGACTTCACCTGCGGCATCGCCTCGCCGCGGGGCGAGATGCTGGCGGCGGCGGAGTTCTGTCCGGCGCAGATCGGCGGCATGCCGCTGCTCATCCGCTCCTGTCTGAAGGAGATCCCGCTGTCGGACATCGAGCCCGGCGACATCCTGGTGCACAACGACCCCTACCGCGGCGGTCTGCACACGCCCGAGCACACGCTGTTCTGCCCGGTGTTCGTCGACGGCGAGCTGGTGGCCTTCACGGTCGCCATCGGCCATGTCGCCGAAGTGGGCGGCATGGTGCCGGGTGGCTTTCCGGCCGAAGCGACCGAGATCTTCCACGAGGGCATACGCGTGCCGCCGGTCAAGATCAAAAAGCGCGGCGAGGACGTGGTCGAGGTGTGGAAGCTGTGGCTCGCCAACGTGCGCACGCCGCGTTACAACTACGGCGACATGCGCGCCATGATCTCGGGCGTGGAACTCGGCGCCGAGCGCCTGGCCGGCATCGTGCGCAAGTATGGCCGTGACGTGTTCGCGCAGACCTGCGAAGACCTGATGGACTATGCCGAGAAGCGCATGCGCGCCGAAATCGCCGCCATCCCCGACGGCCGCTACAGCTTCGTCGACTACATGGACAATGACGGCGTGTCCGATGCCGAGATCCGCATCGAAGCCCATTGCCACGTGATGGGCGAGCAACTGGTGGTCGACTACAGCGGCTCCAGCAAGCAGGTGCGTGGGCCGATCAACGCCACGCTGGGCGTGGCCTGGTCGGCGGCCTACAACGCGGTGCTGCATCTCACCGACCCCAGCATTCCCAAGAACTCCGGCTGTTTCCGCCCCATCAAGATCATCGCGCCGCGCGGCACGGTGGTGAACGTCGATTACCCGGCGCCGGAAGTGGGCGGCAACACCGAGACCCATCCACGCATCGCCGGCGCCGTGATCGGCGCGTTGGCGCAGGCCGCGCCGGCACGCGCCATGGCCGGCGAGGGCGGCACGCATTTGAATTTCGTGTTCGGCGGTCATGATCCCAAGCACGATGAATACTTCGCGTGCTATGACCTGGAAGCCGTCGGCTGGGGCGCGCGCGCCCATGTCGACGGCAATGACGCCACCGATTCGATCAACGGCAACTGCCGCGTGATGCCGGTCGAGGTGTTCGAAACCCGCTACCCGTGGCTGACCGAGGAATACAGCCTGCGCACCGATTCCGGCGGTGCCGGTCGCCAACGCGGCGGCCTCGGCACGTGCAAGACCTACCGCTGTCTGGACACCGAGATCACCGCCTCGCAGTTGACCGATCGCCATCAGCACCAGGCCTATGGCCTGGACGGTGGCCTGGCCGGCGCCGCCGGCATGACCTGGTACCAGGCCGACGACGGCCAGCCGTGGCAGACCATGGTCGAGGCCTTTGCCAAGCGTTCCACCAGCAAGTGGGCCAACGTCACGTTCACGCCCGGTAGCCGCGTGCGCATCCTGACGCCGGGCGGCGGTGGCTATGGTCCGCCGGCGGCGCGCGACGCCGTCGCGCTCGCGGCCGACATCGCCGATGGCTACGTGTCGCGCGATGCCGCGCGTCGCGACTACGGCTGGCCGGGAGACGCGTCATGA
- a CDS encoding hydantoinase/oxoprolinase family protein yields the protein MSRYLVGVDVGGTFTDFVAYDRQTRELAVWKNLTTPDDPTTGILTGLARFSDGAAVANLRLGTTVATNAILERKGARVAYVATRGFRDIPFLQRGHRKHHYDSGWVRSRALVLRRDCFEVDERLTANGEVLRALDDDSVAAVASAIEAAGGIEAVAVNLLFSYINPAHEQAVRAGLAARLPGVPISISYDVLPKWKEYERASTTLADAYIKPALERYLRTLRTRLDARGVRAPLALIKSNGGEMSLDAAREQPVQLTLSGPTGGVVAARAVAEDLGIARAVTLDMGGTSTDCSTVVNGQISFTTDFEIEFGLPIQIPMIDIRTIGAGGGSVAWIDTGGMLRVGPESAGARPGPACYGFGGERATVTDANLVLGRINAANFLGGGMALAGERATQALQALATPLAMSVQEVALAILRIVNNNMVGALRTVLVERGLDPREFALFAFGGAGPLHVSELLDEAGVAEAVVPLHPGQFSALGFVLTDARVDLERTIQMTSTRFDAERAAAHLGDLIRTARADLARQGYQGEMRIERTIDLRYLGQNYELEVAFDFDDFSAANVARLWADFHALHEQRFGFQIPKEAIEAITLRCTVHCATAKPDFMPLPPRGEPLVPRTRRAVTFMDGIVETPVYAREDLRIGDRLPGPALVEEAASVTVLAPGHVLRVSPRGHLRIARL from the coding sequence ATGAGTCGTTACTTGGTGGGTGTGGATGTCGGCGGCACGTTCACGGATTTTGTCGCCTATGACCGGCAGACCCGCGAACTGGCGGTGTGGAAGAACCTCACCACGCCGGACGATCCGACCACCGGCATCCTGACCGGTCTCGCGCGTTTCAGCGACGGTGCGGCGGTCGCCAACCTGCGCCTCGGCACCACGGTCGCCACCAACGCCATCCTCGAACGCAAGGGTGCGCGCGTCGCCTATGTCGCCACGCGCGGTTTTCGCGACATTCCTTTCCTGCAGCGCGGCCATCGCAAGCACCATTACGACAGCGGCTGGGTGCGTTCGCGGGCGCTGGTCCTGCGCCGCGACTGTTTCGAAGTCGACGAGCGCCTCACCGCCAACGGTGAGGTGCTGCGCGCGCTCGATGATGACAGTGTGGCGGCCGTCGCCAGCGCCATCGAGGCCGCCGGCGGCATCGAGGCGGTGGCGGTGAACCTGCTGTTCTCCTACATCAATCCCGCCCACGAGCAGGCGGTGCGCGCCGGGCTCGCCGCACGCCTGCCGGGCGTGCCGATTTCGATTTCCTACGACGTGCTGCCGAAGTGGAAGGAGTACGAGCGTGCTTCCACCACGCTCGCCGATGCCTACATCAAGCCGGCGCTCGAGCGCTACCTGCGCACCCTGCGCACGCGGCTCGACGCGCGCGGCGTGCGGGCGCCGCTGGCTTTGATCAAATCCAACGGCGGCGAGATGAGCCTCGACGCCGCGCGCGAGCAGCCGGTGCAGTTGACGCTGTCGGGACCGACAGGCGGCGTGGTGGCGGCGCGCGCGGTGGCGGAGGACCTCGGTATCGCGCGCGCGGTGACGCTGGACATGGGCGGCACCTCCACCGATTGCTCGACGGTGGTCAATGGCCAGATCAGTTTCACCACCGATTTCGAAATTGAATTCGGCCTGCCCATCCAGATCCCCATGATCGACATCCGCACCATTGGCGCCGGCGGCGGCTCGGTGGCGTGGATAGACACGGGCGGCATGCTGCGCGTCGGGCCGGAAAGCGCCGGCGCGCGGCCGGGGCCGGCCTGCTACGGCTTCGGTGGCGAACGCGCGACGGTGACCGATGCCAACCTCGTGCTCGGGCGCATCAACGCCGCCAACTTTCTCGGCGGCGGCATGGCGCTGGCCGGCGAGCGCGCCACCCAGGCCTTGCAGGCGCTGGCCACGCCCTTGGCGATGTCCGTGCAGGAGGTGGCGCTCGCCATCCTGCGCATCGTCAACAACAACATGGTCGGTGCGCTGCGCACGGTGCTGGTGGAGCGCGGCCTCGACCCGCGCGAATTCGCGCTGTTCGCGTTCGGCGGCGCCGGACCCTTGCATGTCTCGGAACTGCTCGACGAAGCGGGCGTGGCCGAGGCGGTGGTGCCCTTGCATCCCGGCCAGTTCTCGGCGCTCGGTTTCGTGCTGACCGATGCGCGGGTCGATCTCGAGCGCACCATCCAGATGACGTCCACGCGTTTCGACGCCGAGCGCGCGGCCGCGCATCTCGGCGATCTCATCCGCACCGCGCGCGCCGATCTCGCGCGCCAGGGCTACCAGGGCGAGATGCGCATCGAACGCACCATCGACCTGCGCTACCTCGGCCAGAACTACGAACTGGAAGTGGCGTTCGATTTCGATGACTTCAGCGCCGCCAACGTCGCGCGCCTGTGGGCCGACTTCCACGCCCTGCACGAGCAGCGCTTCGGTTTCCAGATCCCCAAGGAAGCCATAGAAGCCATTACCCTGCGCTGCACCGTGCATTGCGCGACCGCCAAGCCGGACTTCATGCCCCTGCCGCCGCGTGGCGAACCGCTGGTGCCGCGCACGCGACGCGCGGTGACCTTCATGGATGGCATCGTCGAGACGCCGGTTTACGCGCGCGAGGACCTGCGCATCGGCGACCGACTGCCAGGTCCCGCGCTGGTCGAGGAAGCGGCATCGGTCACGGTGCTGGCGCCCGGACACGTGCTCCGCGTGTCGCCGCGCGGGCATTTGCGCATTGCGCGACTTTGA
- a CDS encoding PAS domain-containing protein, producing MEGSSPQRQRIAHETLVNSEFDIGVFAGIARVVAEGLGFRGAGITRLSDDALQFESLGVWVDGAVGPAFKVAVAGTPCEAALAQQGSIALLEGDLGARFALAGLFARMNIQTYYGIALRDDEGRTVGMLYAVDDHPRLADASDEALLRVAAARASAELRREAAAEQTRENEERMRFALAAGALGMWEWDVVADSFVVNDRWAEMRGYTPDEAAPYFYDGLPEDVERVRPLVDRLLAGEIDTYEIEFRTPHKDGSWRWINSRARIMKRGADGRAVRIVGVQTDIHERHLAQERERANQQWLSLTLDATEIGMWDWDATTDKLVWSERCASILGYRLDEMPGDAAGWMRMQHPDDHAAGWKQFKAHLKGEVERLRLEIRCRAKDGHWVWLLVHGRVTERDATGRALRAVGTHQDISQLKNAEFALRESEARLRTVVENSPIGIFLVAADGAVVYCNPVILALRDIANVSTARDNFEWEHLVHPDDHDFVVARWRAFLAQPDGVYDLEWRACLPLERVMRIRVRAAPIREGERVLGFAGTMEDVSEQRAAEQRERMLEAQLQQTQKLEAIGRLTGGVAHDFNNSLATILGFASLALTRPSQDAKLGGYLETIVQAAEHSRDLVRKLLDFSRSTPAGEVEALDAVPRVVDAARMLQSVIPATVRVVTCFDPDLPPVRIDGTDLNQMLFNLVLNARDAIGEQGEHGQIGISLVAPRAMTGTCAACHHMLDGEYVELAVSDTGSGIAADSLPRIFDPFYSTKAVGKGTGMGLSVLHGIVHRAGGHVLVEAQRGGGTVMRVLLRAGTLGADTAVARPVSSGTAIDATRQTRVLVVDDEPSIVQFLREWLQVEGFEVEAFTDPLAARAWARGADARFDALITDQTMPGMTGLELARELRERHASLPVFVCTGLADRVSAAEATALGVTQLFMKPVPMPELLASLRRALRADMKMSS from the coding sequence ATGGAAGGCAGCAGTCCCCAACGCCAACGCATCGCCCACGAAACCCTGGTCAATTCGGAGTTCGACATCGGCGTCTTCGCCGGTATCGCGCGCGTGGTCGCCGAGGGCCTCGGCTTTCGCGGCGCCGGCATCACACGCCTCAGCGACGACGCCTTGCAGTTCGAATCGCTGGGCGTGTGGGTGGACGGCGCGGTAGGGCCGGCGTTCAAGGTGGCGGTGGCCGGCACACCGTGCGAGGCCGCGCTGGCGCAACAGGGCTCCATCGCCCTGCTCGAAGGCGATCTCGGCGCGCGCTTTGCGCTGGCCGGGTTGTTCGCGCGCATGAACATCCAGACCTACTACGGCATCGCCCTGCGCGACGACGAAGGCCGCACGGTCGGCATGTTGTACGCGGTCGACGATCACCCGCGGCTCGCCGATGCCAGTGACGAGGCGCTGCTCAGGGTGGCGGCCGCGCGCGCCAGCGCCGAACTGCGCCGCGAAGCCGCGGCGGAGCAGACGCGCGAGAACGAGGAGCGCATGCGCTTCGCGCTGGCGGCCGGTGCGCTCGGCATGTGGGAATGGGACGTGGTCGCCGACAGTTTCGTCGTCAACGACCGCTGGGCCGAGATGCGCGGTTATACGCCGGATGAAGCCGCGCCCTATTTTTACGACGGTCTGCCGGAAGACGTCGAGCGCGTGCGCCCATTGGTCGACCGCCTGCTGGCGGGTGAAATCGACACCTATGAAATCGAATTTCGTACCCCGCACAAGGACGGCAGCTGGCGCTGGATCAACTCGCGCGCGCGCATCATGAAGCGCGGCGCCGACGGGCGTGCGGTACGCATCGTCGGCGTGCAGACCGATATCCACGAACGGCACCTGGCGCAAGAGCGGGAGCGCGCCAACCAGCAGTGGCTGTCCCTCACCCTCGATGCCACCGAGATCGGCATGTGGGACTGGGACGCCACCACCGACAAGCTGGTGTGGAGCGAACGCTGCGCGAGCATCCTCGGCTATCGCCTCGACGAAATGCCGGGCGATGCGGCGGGCTGGATGCGCATGCAGCACCCCGACGATCACGCCGCGGGCTGGAAGCAGTTCAAGGCGCATCTCAAGGGCGAAGTGGAGCGCTTGAGGCTCGAGATCCGCTGCCGCGCCAAGGACGGTCACTGGGTGTGGCTGCTGGTTCACGGCCGCGTCACCGAGCGCGACGCCACCGGCCGCGCGCTGCGCGCGGTCGGCACCCACCAGGACATCAGTCAGCTCAAGAATGCCGAATTCGCGCTGCGCGAAAGCGAAGCACGGCTGCGCACCGTGGTCGAGAATTCGCCCATCGGCATTTTCCTGGTGGCCGCCGACGGCGCCGTGGTGTATTGCAACCCCGTGATCCTGGCGCTGCGCGACATCGCCAATGTCAGCACCGCGCGCGACAATTTCGAATGGGAGCACCTCGTGCATCCCGATGATCACGATTTCGTGGTTGCGCGCTGGCGGGCGTTTCTCGCGCAACCCGACGGCGTTTACGATCTCGAGTGGCGTGCCTGCCTGCCGCTGGAACGCGTGATGCGCATCCGCGTACGCGCCGCGCCGATCCGCGAGGGTGAGCGCGTGCTGGGGTTCGCCGGCACCATGGAAGACGTGTCCGAGCAGCGCGCCGCCGAACAGCGCGAGCGCATGCTGGAGGCGCAACTGCAGCAGACGCAGAAGCTCGAAGCCATCGGCCGACTCACCGGCGGTGTCGCCCACGACTTCAACAACAGTCTCGCCACCATCCTCGGCTTTGCGAGCCTGGCGCTGACACGCCCGAGCCAGGATGCCAAGCTCGGCGGATATCTCGAAACCATCGTGCAGGCCGCCGAGCATTCGCGCGACCTGGTGCGCAAGCTGCTCGACTTCAGTCGCAGCACACCGGCGGGCGAGGTCGAAGCGCTCGACGCGGTGCCGCGCGTGGTCGACGCGGCGCGCATGCTGCAATCGGTGATCCCGGCCACGGTGCGCGTCGTCACCTGTTTCGATCCGGACCTGCCGCCGGTGCGCATCGACGGCACGGATCTCAACCAAATGCTGTTCAACCTGGTGTTGAACGCGCGCGACGCCATCGGCGAGCAGGGCGAGCACGGCCAGATCGGCATCTCGCTGGTCGCGCCACGCGCCATGACCGGCACCTGCGCCGCCTGTCACCACATGCTCGACGGTGAATATGTCGAACTGGCCGTCAGCGATACCGGCAGCGGCATCGCCGCCGACAGCCTGCCGCGCATCTTCGACCCGTTCTATTCCACCAAGGCGGTGGGCAAGGGCACCGGCATGGGCCTGTCGGTGTTGCACGGCATCGTGCACCGCGCCGGTGGCCACGTGCTGGTCGAGGCGCAACGCGGCGGCGGCACCGTCATGCGCGTGCTGTTGCGCGCCGGTACGCTGGGCGCCGATACCGCGGTCGCGCGGCCGGTGAGCAGCGGCACGGCGATCGACGCGACGCGCCAGACGCGCGTGCTGGTGGTGGATGACGAACCGTCGATCGTGCAGTTCCTGCGCGAATGGCTGCAAGTCGAAGGCTTCGAAGTGGAGGCCTTCACCGATCCGCTGGCGGCGCGCGCCTGGGCGCGGGGCGCGGATGCGCGCTTCGATGCCTTGATCACCGATCAGACCATGCCCGGCATGACCGGCCTCGAACTCGCGCGCGAGCTGCGCGAGCGACATGCGAGCCTGCCGGTCTTCGTTTGCACCGGTCTCGCCGATCGCGTCAGCGCCGCCGAGGCCACCGCGCTCGGCGTCACGCAGCTGTTCATGAAGCCGGTGCCCATGCCGGAACTGCTGGCGAGCCTGCGCCGCGCACTGCGCGCCGACATGAAAATGTCATCTTGA
- a CDS encoding heme-binding protein, which translates to MSKSLLTIGALCVSLSAAAADAPPPPAYGAAITLAEARRCVAAAQAYAVKHQWLMVMTVVDSGGHVVLTERMDNAQFGSLGPAFKKAHTAVAFRRPTKVFEDIVAQGGAGLRIMRLDEAMPIDGGLPLLSNGQIVGAIGVSGGTSAQDGEAAAACVTALTP; encoded by the coding sequence ATGAGCAAATCGCTACTCACCATCGGCGCGCTGTGCGTATCGCTGTCGGCCGCCGCCGCCGACGCGCCGCCGCCGCCCGCCTACGGCGCGGCTATCACGCTCGCCGAGGCACGCCGCTGCGTGGCCGCCGCGCAGGCCTACGCGGTCAAGCATCAATGGCTGATGGTCATGACGGTGGTCGACAGCGGCGGCCACGTGGTGCTGACCGAACGCATGGACAATGCCCAGTTCGGCTCGCTGGGGCCGGCGTTCAAGAAGGCCCATACCGCGGTCGCGTTCCGGCGTCCGACCAAGGTGTTCGAAGACATCGTGGCGCAGGGTGGCGCCGGCCTGCGCATCATGCGCCTCGACGAGGCCATGCCCATCGACGGCGGCCTGCCCCTGCTCAGCAACGGGCAGATCGTCGGCGCGATAGGCGTATCGGGCGGTACCTCGGCGCAGGACGGTGAGGCCGCGGCGGCCTGCGTGACGGCGCTGACGCCCTGA
- a CDS encoding cytochrome P450 — MDIARLDLSDGQTFAHGFPHPFFTWLRDNDRLYWHEPTAVTPDGEGFWVVSRYADVDSVIMDPQAFSSDKGGTRTAGGTTIKDELSAGKVMNQTDDPLHKRLRAIVNEGFSVRAVSALEGELRRRTRELLAGLERGQHIDFALRVSREIPTQAICIVLGVPEEDRLTLADWIDHGIAAPSDEVIAEEYVRKVRRYAQGLIEAKRAAPQPDIFSTIVHARFAADGSTLSDHELRSFFGLLFPAGAETTTRAISGALLTFIEHREQWARLRAEPALMRSAVEEIVRWTTPSCYKRRTATRDLMFAGKRIREGDKVTFWEMSANRDERVFERPFEFDIARNPNRHLGFGAGVHFCLGSSLARLELRVVFEELLASTLDFELDGEPEWMPNNRLVGLKSLPVRVV; from the coding sequence ATGGATATTGCGCGTCTCGATCTTTCCGATGGTCAGACTTTCGCACACGGTTTTCCCCACCCGTTCTTCACCTGGCTGCGGGATAACGATCGCTTGTACTGGCACGAGCCGACCGCCGTCACGCCCGATGGCGAAGGCTTCTGGGTGGTGAGCCGCTATGCCGACGTCGACAGCGTGATCATGGACCCGCAGGCCTTCTCGTCCGACAAGGGCGGCACGCGCACCGCCGGCGGCACCACCATCAAGGACGAACTGTCGGCCGGCAAGGTCATGAACCAGACCGACGATCCGCTGCACAAACGCCTGCGCGCGATCGTCAACGAAGGCTTCAGCGTGCGCGCGGTGTCGGCGCTGGAAGGCGAACTGCGGCGCCGCACGCGCGAACTGCTGGCCGGCCTCGAGCGCGGCCAACACATCGATTTCGCGCTGCGCGTGTCGCGCGAGATCCCGACCCAGGCGATCTGCATCGTGCTCGGCGTGCCGGAGGAGGATCGCCTGACGCTCGCCGACTGGATAGATCACGGCATCGCCGCGCCGTCCGATGAAGTCATCGCCGAGGAGTACGTGCGCAAGGTGCGGCGCTATGCGCAGGGTTTGATCGAGGCGAAACGCGCCGCGCCGCAGCCGGACATCTTCTCCACCATCGTGCATGCGCGCTTCGCGGCCGATGGCTCGACGCTGTCGGATCACGAGCTGCGTTCGTTCTTCGGCCTGTTGTTTCCGGCCGGCGCCGAAACCACCACGCGCGCCATCAGCGGTGCGCTGCTGACTTTCATCGAACACCGCGAGCAGTGGGCGCGCCTGCGCGCCGAGCCGGCGCTGATGCGCAGCGCGGTCGAGGAGATCGTGCGCTGGACCACGCCGTCCTGCTACAAGCGCCGCACCGCCACGCGCGACCTCATGTTCGCCGGCAAGCGCATCCGCGAGGGCGACAAGGTGACGTTCTGGGAAATGTCGGCCAATCGCGACGAGCGCGTGTTCGAGCGCCCCTTCGAGTTCGACATCGCGCGCAATCCCAACCGCCATCTCGGCTTCGGCGCCGGCGTGCATTTCTGTCTCGGCTCGTCGCTGGCGCGCCTGGAACTGCGCGTGGTGTTCGAAGAGCTGCTGGCCTCGACGCTCGATTTCGAGCTGGACGGTGAACCGGAGTGGATGCCCAACAATCGATTGGTGGGGCTGAAGTCACTGCCGGTGCGCGTGGTCTAG